The following proteins are co-located in the Mycolicibacterium goodii genome:
- a CDS encoding winged helix-turn-helix transcriptional regulator — translation MGMLQGVLADRDAWSAVGRCPIEKAMGLVGAKSAMLIMREAYYGTTRFEDFWRRVGVTKAAASARLSDLVEAGMLERRPYQEPGQRVRDEYVLTEAGRDFMPVVWSLFEWGRKHIPTDSPLRLVHEGCGAYASVQIRCDDGHLVPPDELAVRVDRG, via the coding sequence GCGGTGGGGCGGTGCCCGATCGAGAAGGCGATGGGCCTGGTCGGCGCCAAATCGGCGATGCTGATCATGCGGGAGGCCTACTACGGCACCACACGGTTCGAGGATTTCTGGCGCCGGGTCGGGGTGACCAAGGCCGCGGCCTCGGCCCGGCTGTCCGACCTCGTCGAGGCCGGGATGCTGGAACGCCGGCCCTATCAGGAGCCCGGTCAGCGGGTCCGCGACGAGTACGTGCTCACCGAGGCGGGCCGCGATTTCATGCCCGTGGTGTGGTCGCTGTTCGAGTGGGGCCGCAAGCACATCCCGACCGATTCGCCGTTGCGCCTCGTGCACGAGGGATGCGGTGCGTACGCGAGCGTGCAGATCCGCTGTGACGACGGCCATCTGGTGCCGCCCGATGAGCTCGCCGTCCGGGTCGACCGGGGCTGA